The following proteins come from a genomic window of Ornithinimicrobium cryptoxanthini:
- a CDS encoding heavy-metal-associated domain-containing protein → MNNIQTYAVTGMTCRHCESAVRGEVSQIPGLEQIAVSASTGSLEITVGSPVDDAAVLAAVDEAGYQAARN, encoded by the coding sequence ATGAACAACATTCAGACTTATGCGGTGACCGGAATGACTTGCAGGCACTGTGAGTCCGCTGTGCGTGGGGAGGTCTCCCAGATCCCTGGCCTGGAGCAGATCGCTGTCAGCGCCTCGACCGGGTCGCTTGAGATCACCGTCGGCAGCCCTGTTGACGACGCTGCGGTGCTCGCTGCGGTAGATGAGGCTGGATACCAGGCAGCGCGGAACTAA
- a CDS encoding sensor histidine kinase, with protein MTRLLIAQGLVVLVGLATILVVTEIVGLALFREHMVAAGHENPDVEAIHVEEAFRSAITFALVVALAAALVVALAASYYLTRRVARLVRGVAEAASTIAAGDYEARVQTPALGPEFKVLADSFNQMAGRLADTETTRQQMLGDLAHEMRTPIATLDAYLEGTEDGVTQLDPPTVGMLRGQTQRLARLAEDISTVSRIEEHHLALVHEPVHIGRLIEQAITAHEAVYAAKGVRLAKKVEEDLPTVGADPDRLGQVMTNLLDNALRHTPEGGAVTISAQSTGERVVVTLADTGEGIPADALEHVLERFYRVDTARDRQRGGSGVGLTIARGIVKAHGGDLSVTSPGPGRGTTVAWWLPAL; from the coding sequence GTGACCCGCCTTCTCATAGCGCAGGGTCTGGTCGTCCTGGTCGGACTCGCGACGATTTTGGTGGTCACAGAGATCGTGGGCCTGGCGCTGTTCCGCGAGCACATGGTGGCGGCCGGCCACGAGAACCCTGACGTGGAGGCTATCCACGTCGAGGAGGCGTTTCGTTCTGCAATCACGTTCGCCCTGGTGGTGGCCCTGGCCGCGGCCCTGGTGGTCGCGCTGGCCGCGAGTTACTACCTCACCAGGCGGGTGGCGCGGCTGGTGCGAGGGGTAGCAGAAGCGGCGTCAACTATCGCAGCAGGTGACTACGAGGCTAGAGTCCAAACCCCAGCCTTGGGACCGGAGTTTAAGGTCCTGGCCGACTCGTTCAACCAGATGGCAGGCCGGCTCGCGGACACCGAGACCACGCGCCAGCAGATGCTGGGAGACCTCGCTCACGAGATGCGCACCCCCATCGCCACCCTGGATGCCTACCTTGAGGGCACCGAGGACGGCGTGACCCAACTGGACCCGCCGACCGTGGGGATGCTGCGCGGGCAGACTCAGCGGCTCGCACGGTTGGCCGAAGACATCAGCACCGTCTCGCGCATCGAGGAACACCATCTGGCCCTGGTTCATGAACCGGTGCACATCGGACGACTGATCGAGCAGGCCATCACTGCACACGAGGCGGTCTACGCGGCTAAGGGGGTCCGCCTCGCGAAAAAAGTTGAGGAGGATCTGCCAACGGTCGGCGCGGACCCCGATCGGTTGGGCCAGGTGATGACGAACCTGCTGGACAACGCGCTGCGTCACACCCCTGAGGGGGGTGCGGTCACCATTTCGGCACAGTCCACCGGGGAGCGGGTCGTGGTGACGCTCGCCGACACCGGCGAAGGCATCCCCGCCGACGCTCTGGAGCACGTGCTCGAACGGTTCTACCGCGTCGACACCGCCCGCGACCGACAGCGCGGTGGCTCCGGGGTTGGCTTGACGATTGCCCGCGGCATCGTCAAGGCCCACGGGGGAGATCTCTCGGTCACCAGCCCCGGCCCAGGGCGTGGGACAACCGTCGCCTGGTGGCTCCCGGCCCTGTAG
- a CDS encoding response regulator transcription factor, which produces MTADLPPPGRRGPGRGYRVLVVDDEKPLADVVARYLLRDGYDVTVVHDGPAALQCSRRLDPDVVILDLGLPGLDGLDVCRGLREFSDCYIVMLTARAEEPDTLAGLRAGADDYMTKPFSPRELVARVQVMLRRPRQQVAKEPPAGAQLYVFGPLSIDVSAREVHLDGDRAVLTRTEFDVLQALAARAGQAMTRRQIIDGVWGETWVGDEQLVDVHVAHLRRKLGDPASGPRFIHTVRGVGYRLNVGQVTSSPEGDL; this is translated from the coding sequence ATGACAGCCGACCTGCCGCCCCCCGGCCGCCGCGGCCCCGGCCGTGGATACCGGGTGCTCGTGGTCGATGATGAGAAGCCCCTGGCCGACGTCGTAGCCCGGTACCTACTGCGGGACGGCTACGACGTCACGGTCGTCCATGACGGACCGGCCGCCCTGCAGTGTTCGCGCCGACTGGACCCCGACGTCGTCATCCTCGACCTGGGACTACCCGGACTTGATGGCCTGGACGTCTGCCGCGGGTTACGCGAGTTCTCGGACTGTTACATCGTCATGCTCACCGCACGAGCCGAGGAGCCGGACACGTTGGCGGGGTTGCGTGCTGGCGCCGATGACTACATGACGAAGCCGTTCAGTCCCCGCGAACTCGTGGCACGGGTCCAGGTGATGCTGCGACGGCCGCGACAGCAGGTGGCGAAGGAGCCACCGGCAGGTGCCCAGCTGTACGTCTTTGGTCCGCTGAGCATTGACGTCTCGGCCAGGGAGGTCCATCTGGATGGCGATCGTGCCGTGCTGACCCGCACCGAGTTCGACGTCTTGCAGGCCTTGGCCGCACGGGCAGGCCAGGCGATGACTCGCCGCCAGATCATCGACGGTGTCTGGGGAGAGACGTGGGTCGGTGATGAGCAACTGGTCGACGTCCACGTTGCCCACCTGCGGCGCAAACTGGGGGATCCTGCCAGCGGCCCGCGCTTCATCCATACGGTGCGAGGGGTGGGCTATCGGTTGAACGTCGGACAGGTCACCTCCTCGCCGGAAGGGGACCTCTAA
- a CDS encoding heavy metal translocating P-type ATPase codes for MRHDNRDGSDVPHRADDSHGGPDQHGEHAHHTEQRVDHPGHAHSAHDGHEGHGGSGHGGHGGHAGHGDHVGQFRRLFWIMLVLAVPVVAFNDMFADLLGYDLPSGGWVWWVSPVLGTVVYAWGGQPFLTGAVEEIRARKPGMMLLIGLAITVAFVASWGASLRVLDHELNFWWELALLVVIMLLGHWIEMRSLAQTTSALDSLAALLPDEAEKVSGEGVVKVAPGDLVVGDVVLVRPGGSVPADGRIVDGSASMDESMVTGESKTVRRGNGEQVVAGTVATDSGLRVEVTAIGDDTALAGIQKLVADAQASSSRAQRIADKAAGWLFWFALGAAVVTATIWSLMGLPDSAVVRTITVLVIACPHALGLAIPLVVSIATERAARGGVLIKDRLALESMRTVDAVLFDKTGTLTKGEPTVSGVEPVAGRGQDEVLALAAAAESDSEHPLAKAIVGAARGRELTISSASDFSSSPAVGVKASVEGTVIEVGGPYLLEKHGASELPVVEGWRLEGAIILHVLADGEVIGALRLADEIRPESRAAVEALHAAGAQVVMITGDAQAVADTVAKELNIDRVFAGVRPKDKAAKVAELQQEGRKVAMVGDGVNDAPALAQADVGIAIGAGTDVAIGSAGVILASSDPRSVLSVIELSRASYRKMKQNLWWAAGYNLISVPLAAGVLAPVGFVLPMSVGAILMSVSTVVVALNAQLLRRLDLTPEHSARTFLEQQSTTP; via the coding sequence ATGCGCCACGACAATAGGGACGGCTCCGACGTGCCGCACCGCGCCGATGATTCCCACGGCGGTCCCGATCAACACGGTGAGCACGCTCACCACACGGAACAGAGGGTTGATCACCCCGGCCATGCGCACAGTGCCCATGACGGGCATGAGGGGCATGGTGGATCCGGTCATGGTGGTCATGGTGGTCACGCCGGCCATGGTGATCACGTGGGACAGTTCCGGCGGTTGTTTTGGATCATGCTGGTCCTGGCCGTGCCGGTCGTGGCGTTCAACGACATGTTCGCGGATCTCCTGGGGTATGACCTGCCCTCCGGGGGATGGGTCTGGTGGGTCTCGCCTGTGCTTGGCACGGTGGTGTACGCCTGGGGTGGTCAGCCGTTCCTGACCGGGGCGGTAGAGGAGATCCGTGCCCGCAAGCCCGGCATGATGCTGCTGATCGGCTTGGCGATCACGGTGGCGTTCGTTGCCTCGTGGGGCGCGAGCCTTCGCGTCCTTGATCACGAGCTGAACTTCTGGTGGGAGCTAGCCCTGCTGGTGGTCATCATGCTGCTGGGTCACTGGATCGAGATGCGTTCCTTGGCGCAGACCACCTCTGCGCTGGACTCTTTGGCGGCGCTGTTGCCGGATGAAGCTGAGAAGGTCAGCGGCGAGGGGGTCGTCAAGGTGGCCCCGGGCGATCTGGTGGTCGGCGACGTCGTGTTGGTTCGCCCTGGCGGTTCGGTCCCCGCCGACGGCAGGATCGTCGACGGTTCGGCGAGCATGGATGAGTCCATGGTGACTGGCGAGTCCAAGACCGTCCGTCGCGGAAACGGTGAGCAGGTGGTCGCCGGGACCGTGGCCACCGACTCCGGGCTGCGGGTCGAGGTCACGGCCATCGGCGATGACACCGCTCTGGCCGGTATCCAGAAGCTGGTCGCCGATGCCCAGGCATCCTCGTCGCGGGCCCAGCGGATCGCCGATAAAGCGGCGGGGTGGCTGTTCTGGTTCGCCCTGGGTGCCGCGGTGGTCACCGCGACTATCTGGTCGCTGATGGGTCTGCCCGACTCGGCGGTCGTGCGCACGATCACCGTGCTGGTGATCGCCTGCCCCCACGCCCTCGGTCTGGCGATTCCGCTCGTGGTGTCCATTGCGACCGAGCGCGCGGCCAGGGGTGGCGTTCTGATCAAGGACCGCCTCGCGCTGGAGTCCATGCGCACGGTCGACGCCGTCCTCTTTGACAAGACCGGCACGCTGACCAAGGGCGAGCCCACCGTCAGCGGTGTTGAACCCGTCGCGGGGCGCGGTCAGGACGAGGTCCTGGCATTGGCCGCGGCAGCGGAGTCCGACAGTGAGCACCCGCTGGCAAAGGCTATCGTCGGCGCGGCCCGCGGCCGGGAACTGACGATCTCGTCCGCCTCAGACTTCTCCTCCTCCCCAGCAGTTGGGGTGAAAGCCAGCGTTGAGGGGACGGTCATCGAGGTGGGTGGGCCGTACCTGCTGGAGAAGCACGGTGCCAGCGAGCTGCCCGTCGTCGAGGGCTGGCGTCTGGAGGGTGCGATCATCCTGCACGTTCTCGCCGACGGTGAGGTGATCGGTGCGCTGCGCCTTGCTGATGAGATCCGCCCGGAGTCCCGGGCGGCGGTCGAGGCGCTCCACGCTGCCGGCGCGCAGGTGGTGATGATCACTGGAGACGCCCAGGCCGTGGCGGACACCGTCGCCAAGGAACTGAACATCGACCGGGTCTTCGCCGGGGTACGCCCGAAGGACAAGGCCGCCAAGGTCGCTGAACTCCAGCAGGAGGGGCGCAAGGTCGCCATGGTTGGCGACGGGGTCAACGATGCCCCCGCCCTGGCCCAGGCCGATGTTGGCATCGCCATCGGTGCTGGCACCGACGTGGCCATCGGCTCGGCAGGGGTGATTCTGGCCTCCTCGGACCCACGCTCGGTCCTGTCGGTGATCGAGCTGTCGCGTGCCAGCTACCGCAAGATGAAGCAGAACCTGTGGTGGGCCGCGGGCTATAACCTGATCTCCGTGCCTCTGGCTGCCGGTGTCCTGGCGCCTGTTGGGTTCGTGCTGCCGATGAGTGTCGGCGCGATCCTCATGTCGGTCTCCACGGTCGTGGTCGCGCTCAACGCCCAGTTGCTGCGCCGGCTCGACCTGACCCCGGAACACAGCGCCCGGACCTTCCTCGAACAGCAAAGCACCACCCCGTAA
- a CDS encoding DUF1269 domain-containing protein — MSELIIIGYDDHTVAERANNKVLELQRDFIVDLAGLAVVRVDTDGKRHIDTPGSIVGRSASSGAIWGAVIGLLFLAPGLGLIVGGAWGALMGKASKAGINRSLRERVDGLLEPGKAALVVMARKVTEDKFSAAMAEFGGTVLKTSLSDADEKELAVELADSQG; from the coding sequence ATGTCTGAACTGATCATCATCGGCTACGACGACCACACCGTGGCCGAGCGCGCCAACAACAAGGTGCTGGAGCTCCAGCGCGACTTCATCGTCGATCTCGCCGGTCTGGCGGTCGTCCGCGTCGACACCGACGGCAAGAGGCACATCGACACACCTGGGTCGATCGTCGGTCGCTCCGCGTCCTCTGGGGCGATCTGGGGTGCGGTCATCGGACTGTTGTTCCTGGCCCCAGGTCTGGGACTGATCGTCGGGGGAGCCTGGGGTGCTCTCATGGGCAAGGCTTCCAAGGCGGGGATCAACCGGAGCCTGCGTGAGCGTGTCGACGGGCTACTCGAGCCCGGCAAGGCGGCGCTCGTGGTCATGGCCAGGAAGGTGACCGAGGACAAGTTCTCCGCCGCCATGGCCGAGTTTGGTGGGACTGTCCTGAAGACCTCGCTCTCGGACGCCGATGAGAAGGAACTCGCCGTCGAGCTCGCAGACTCGCAGGGGTGA
- a CDS encoding C40 family peptidase → MTPAPEPAPEPEPEPEPVEVANESTAPASENLSDAGVSAAQTREEDSAGSRSESRQEAPAEPVAPVAPVGGQGAEAAIAWAQANLGLPYSWGSNSGGAYDCSGFTTAAFRAAGISIPHGSEAQYHATSRVSLSEIQRGDLLFYSSNGSPSGIFHVAIYLGGGQVIHSLRDWSSWDGSKISGINYASGLMAAGRA, encoded by the coding sequence GTGACCCCGGCACCGGAGCCGGCACCGGAGCCGGAGCCGGAGCCGGAGCCGGTGGAGGTGGCGAACGAGAGCACCGCGCCGGCTTCCGAGAATCTCAGTGACGCGGGGGTCTCCGCCGCGCAGACCCGCGAGGAAGACAGCGCGGGCAGCCGGTCGGAGTCCCGGCAGGAGGCGCCGGCCGAGCCGGTTGCACCCGTGGCCCCCGTCGGTGGCCAAGGCGCCGAGGCAGCCATCGCCTGGGCACAGGCCAACCTGGGACTTCCCTACAGCTGGGGATCGAACAGCGGCGGTGCCTACGACTGCTCCGGCTTCACCACAGCGGCCTTCCGTGCCGCCGGCATCAGCATCCCGCACGGGAGCGAAGCCCAGTACCACGCCACGAGCCGGGTCTCCCTTTCCGAGATCCAACGAGGCGACCTGCTCTTCTACAGCAGCAACGGCTCCCCCTCTGGCATCTTCCACGTAGCCATCTACCTCGGGGGCGGGCAGGTCATCCACTCCCTCCGCGACTGGTCCAGCTGGGACGGTTCCAAGATCAGCGGCATCAACTACGCCTCCGGGCTGATGGCAGCTGGTCGCGCCTGA
- a CDS encoding SLC13 family permease: MTDSVITLLVLAVTVGLFIWDQLPVSVVALLVPLLLWSGGVLELDDALAGFGDPTILFIAGLFVVSTALEATGVTAWVGNLAIRVAGESPSRLMVTVLLLVALVTALLTPNGSIAALTPVVVALAVRAGRSPSQLLLPAAFSAHAGSLLMLTGTPVTVVIADYLESVTGNRLGLFAIALAGVPLVLTTILLVVLLGSRLVPERAPRTALRDFGSHGETLGVHYALAGESGPLMGRDGGVGEFMIPPRSPVIGSEVYRGMITESGELVVAAVHRKGHDVQERIRLAAGDSLLLQGSWQALEEAARTPDLLAVDDPTAVRRQAVPFGPGATKAVIVLVGMVILLATGVVPAAVAGIVAGIAMIVLRVIAVDTAYHGISWTTLILVGGMMSLATAMVSSGAAQTLAESLVALTGPGGPYALLAGLFIMTALMGQLISNMATALIVIPIGFSAATEMGISSAPVLLAVAVFSAGALLTPVATPANLVVMEAAGYRFSDYWRLGLPLLLVYGLVGTFLVPVFWPF, from the coding sequence GTGACCGACAGCGTCATCACGCTGCTCGTGCTGGCAGTCACCGTCGGGCTCTTCATCTGGGACCAGCTGCCCGTCTCCGTGGTGGCTCTGCTGGTGCCGCTCCTGCTGTGGTCAGGTGGGGTTCTCGAACTGGACGACGCGCTGGCAGGGTTTGGGGATCCGACCATCTTGTTCATCGCCGGCCTGTTTGTGGTGAGCACGGCACTGGAGGCCACCGGGGTGACCGCTTGGGTCGGCAACCTGGCCATACGCGTTGCCGGGGAGAGCCCGTCCCGGCTCATGGTCACGGTGTTGCTCCTCGTGGCCCTGGTCACCGCGCTGCTCACCCCGAACGGTTCCATCGCAGCTCTCACGCCTGTCGTGGTGGCGCTGGCCGTGCGGGCTGGACGCTCGCCGTCCCAACTCCTGCTCCCGGCTGCGTTCTCGGCCCATGCCGGCTCTCTGCTCATGTTGACCGGGACACCAGTCACCGTGGTGATCGCCGACTACCTCGAGAGCGTCACCGGCAATCGTCTGGGGTTGTTCGCCATCGCTCTCGCCGGAGTGCCCCTCGTCCTAACCACGATCCTGCTTGTCGTCCTGCTGGGCTCCCGGCTGGTGCCGGAGCGGGCACCCCGGACCGCCCTGCGTGACTTCGGATCCCACGGCGAGACCCTTGGCGTCCACTACGCACTGGCCGGTGAGAGCGGCCCCCTGATGGGCCGCGACGGTGGCGTGGGCGAGTTCATGATCCCCCCGCGGTCTCCCGTGATCGGGTCCGAGGTCTATCGCGGCATGATCACCGAGAGTGGCGAGCTGGTCGTCGCGGCGGTGCACCGCAAGGGGCACGACGTGCAGGAACGGATCCGTCTGGCCGCGGGCGACTCACTGCTGCTCCAAGGATCCTGGCAGGCGCTTGAGGAGGCTGCGCGCACGCCCGACCTCCTCGCCGTGGACGATCCCACAGCGGTCAGGCGCCAAGCCGTCCCGTTCGGCCCCGGCGCGACGAAGGCGGTGATCGTCCTGGTCGGCATGGTGATCCTGCTCGCGACCGGTGTCGTGCCTGCTGCGGTTGCCGGAATCGTGGCGGGCATCGCCATGATCGTGCTGCGCGTGATCGCGGTGGACACGGCCTATCACGGGATCTCGTGGACGACCCTGATCCTGGTCGGCGGGATGATGTCTCTCGCGACGGCGATGGTGTCCAGCGGAGCCGCGCAGACACTAGCCGAGAGCCTCGTCGCGTTGACCGGGCCCGGCGGACCATACGCACTGCTCGCGGGTCTGTTCATCATGACCGCGCTCATGGGCCAGCTGATCAGCAACATGGCTACGGCTCTGATCGTGATCCCCATCGGCTTCTCGGCAGCCACGGAGATGGGGATCTCCTCGGCACCCGTCCTGCTTGCGGTCGCAGTCTTTTCTGCCGGCGCGTTGCTGACCCCTGTTGCGACCCCCGCCAACCTCGTGGTGATGGAGGCGGCTGGATACCGCTTCTCCGACTACTGGCGACTCGGACTTCCACTCCTGCTTGTCTACGGATTGGTCGGGACATTCCTCGTCCCTGTCTTCTGGCCCTTCTAG
- a CDS encoding alpha/beta-hydrolase family protein gives MTRWERLLHRPSLLGMVLAAWLFAESLAPSLLARSWLFQGVVTGASVALGYGIGLGLTRLGKLLRARFGWGLQPLTPSSDQTLRIILFVLVAVLCLWAVVGAVPEHRWTWDRLGYERSSFWFVYFGSLLLALVLALVLFGLGRLLKIMWVRTTHVGARMLPAWIAGALALVLVGWVVLASLNTFVFQRTIDGINDTFARGDLSLENAPPLPTSALRSGGPASMMAWDEIGLQGRHFLSGGVGTEQLADFATGEVTEPIRVYAGRASAETVTERVDLVMDEMERFGAFDREGLLVMIPTGTGWINEQIVQPLEYFYGGDIATVSMQYSHLPSPLAFVAESEAAGETAAALLEAVEERVAALEGDRPTIYMAGESLGSSGGSQAFDSLEDSRERVAGAVWVGSPETMHLRREAERTRAPGSLQIRPIVGDGKTFLFANRQSDMEGATAHSVFLQQADDPIVWWDWDLLVTEPDWLEEPLDAAVNPAMDWTPVATFLQVAVDMAVGNDFDQDHGHLYGTQPLSAWYAVVQPEGWDAERLESLRQRLEEVER, from the coding sequence ATGACACGCTGGGAACGACTGCTGCACCGCCCCAGCCTGTTGGGCATGGTGCTCGCCGCCTGGCTCTTCGCCGAGTCGCTGGCTCCGTCCCTGCTGGCCCGTTCCTGGCTCTTCCAGGGTGTCGTCACCGGGGCCTCGGTGGCACTCGGCTACGGCATCGGACTGGGCCTGACACGGCTGGGCAAGTTGCTCCGAGCGCGCTTCGGCTGGGGGTTGCAGCCCTTGACGCCCAGCTCCGATCAGACTCTGCGCATCATCCTCTTTGTGCTCGTCGCGGTCTTGTGCCTCTGGGCGGTGGTCGGGGCAGTCCCCGAACATAGGTGGACCTGGGACAGGCTCGGTTATGAACGCTCCTCGTTCTGGTTTGTCTATTTCGGCTCCCTGCTCCTGGCCCTGGTCCTGGCCCTGGTGCTGTTCGGGCTCGGTCGCCTCCTGAAGATCATGTGGGTCCGGACCACGCACGTTGGCGCCCGGATGCTCCCGGCCTGGATCGCTGGGGCGCTGGCGCTGGTGCTGGTGGGCTGGGTGGTGTTGGCGTCACTCAACACCTTCGTCTTCCAGCGCACGATCGACGGCATCAATGACACCTTCGCGCGTGGCGACCTGAGCCTCGAGAACGCCCCGCCACTGCCCACTTCTGCGTTGCGCTCCGGTGGGCCCGCCTCGATGATGGCCTGGGATGAGATCGGCCTGCAGGGACGCCACTTCCTCTCCGGTGGAGTGGGCACCGAGCAGCTGGCTGACTTCGCGACCGGCGAGGTGACCGAGCCAATCCGGGTCTATGCGGGGCGGGCGAGTGCCGAGACGGTGACCGAACGGGTCGACCTGGTCATGGACGAGATGGAGCGCTTCGGTGCCTTTGACCGTGAGGGGTTGCTGGTGATGATTCCCACCGGCACGGGATGGATCAACGAGCAGATCGTCCAGCCCCTGGAGTACTTCTACGGCGGTGACATCGCCACCGTGTCGATGCAGTACTCACACCTGCCCAGCCCACTGGCGTTCGTCGCTGAGTCTGAGGCCGCTGGCGAGACGGCTGCCGCGCTCCTCGAGGCTGTGGAGGAGCGTGTTGCTGCACTGGAGGGAGATCGACCCACGATCTACATGGCCGGTGAGAGCCTCGGCTCCTCCGGCGGCTCGCAGGCCTTTGACTCCCTGGAGGACAGCCGAGAGCGTGTCGCGGGAGCAGTCTGGGTGGGATCTCCCGAGACCATGCACCTGCGCCGGGAGGCCGAGCGCACCCGCGCGCCAGGGTCGCTGCAGATCAGACCGATCGTCGGCGACGGCAAGACCTTCCTGTTTGCCAACCGCCAGAGCGACATGGAGGGAGCCACAGCACACTCGGTCTTCCTCCAACAGGCGGACGACCCCATCGTCTGGTGGGACTGGGACCTGCTCGTCACCGAGCCAGACTGGCTGGAAGAGCCACTCGACGCCGCGGTGAACCCGGCGATGGACTGGACCCCGGTGGCCACGTTCCTGCAGGTCGCGGTCGACATGGCAGTCGGCAACGACTTCGACCAGGACCACGGACATCTTTACGGGACGCAACCGTTGAGTGCGTGGTATGCCGTGGTGCAACCGGAGGGGTGGGACGCCGAGCGGCTGGAGTCGCTGCGCCAACGACTAGAAGAGGTGGAGCGCTGA
- a CDS encoding metal-sensitive transcriptional regulator yields the protein MTTETTPRVEATHGYISNKSRYLARLKRIEGQARGIHRMVDEDTYCIDILTQISALTSALENVALGLLDDHLKHCVVAAAKAGGSEAEQKINEASQAIARLVKS from the coding sequence ATGACCACCGAGACCACACCACGAGTCGAAGCCACGCATGGCTACATCAGCAACAAGTCCCGTTACCTCGCTCGGCTCAAGCGGATCGAAGGACAGGCCCGAGGAATCCACCGGATGGTCGATGAAGACACCTACTGCATCGACATCCTCACCCAGATCAGCGCACTCACCTCGGCCCTGGAGAACGTCGCGCTCGGACTGCTTGATGACCACCTCAAGCACTGCGTCGTCGCCGCCGCGAAAGCAGGCGGTTCCGAGGCAGAACAGAAGATCAACGAGGCTTCGCAGGCCATCGCCCGACTGGTCAAGTCATAA
- a CDS encoding leucyl aminopeptidase family protein, with product MSHPAPYPPLSLPTRQLRVTAGAATGDVTAVGHVVFEGDDPPDESGLTRARTTELGFTPSVGKSLVLPGATGPVIVLLGGGQRADVTPAVLRDLAACLARAVPGQEDLAIVVPDTKVPSEEAAAAFIEGAALARYVYRIGEELPEARLASLTLVSGEGNTAALEPGIARGLTLVRATKLARDLAGTPGGILTASALGEVARDLGVATGLEVEVFDEEALLELGCGGLLGVNLGSDEPPVMVKLVYRPAGEPTGRLALVGKGIMYDAGGLALKPGDEVHATMKNDMAGAGAILAAMTALAELGCTAQVTGFLMCTDNMPSGSALRLGDVIVMRGGKTVEVINTDAEGRLVMADALVLAREEPVDAIVDVATLTGACLRTLGTEIAGLIGNNDALLTQVKASAERVDEPVWELPLAHRYRKELDSGIADLRNLGGPNAGSITAALFLAEFVGDTPWAHLDIAGTAQSPQAQKWTNKGTTGFGTRLLVDLALHFAQP from the coding sequence ATGTCTCACCCCGCGCCATACCCACCGCTCAGTCTCCCCACGCGCCAGCTGCGCGTGACTGCGGGCGCTGCGACCGGCGACGTGACAGCCGTGGGTCACGTCGTCTTCGAGGGCGACGACCCACCCGATGAGTCGGGCCTGACCCGCGCCAGGACCACCGAACTCGGCTTCACCCCATCGGTGGGCAAGTCCCTCGTGCTCCCGGGAGCTACGGGACCGGTCATCGTCCTGCTCGGCGGAGGTCAGAGGGCAGACGTCACCCCGGCGGTGCTGCGCGACCTCGCCGCGTGCCTGGCCCGCGCGGTTCCTGGACAGGAAGACCTCGCCATCGTCGTCCCCGACACCAAGGTGCCCTCCGAGGAAGCCGCGGCAGCGTTCATCGAGGGTGCCGCCCTGGCCAGGTATGTCTACCGCATCGGCGAGGAGCTTCCGGAGGCCAGACTTGCCTCCCTGACTCTGGTCAGCGGTGAGGGGAACACCGCTGCACTCGAACCGGGGATAGCTCGTGGGCTCACCCTCGTGAGGGCGACCAAGCTTGCGCGTGACCTGGCTGGGACACCCGGTGGCATTCTGACAGCGAGTGCCCTCGGCGAGGTGGCGCGTGATCTCGGGGTCGCAACTGGTCTGGAGGTTGAGGTCTTCGACGAGGAAGCCCTCCTCGAACTGGGGTGCGGCGGCCTGCTCGGTGTCAACCTGGGCAGTGACGAACCACCGGTGATGGTGAAATTGGTCTACCGCCCCGCTGGCGAGCCCACGGGAAGGCTCGCCCTCGTCGGCAAGGGGATCATGTATGACGCGGGGGGACTGGCACTGAAGCCCGGGGACGAGGTCCACGCCACCATGAAGAACGACATGGCTGGTGCGGGAGCCATCCTCGCGGCGATGACTGCTCTGGCGGAGCTGGGCTGCACTGCCCAGGTGACGGGGTTCCTGATGTGCACCGACAACATGCCCTCCGGGTCGGCGCTCCGCCTGGGAGACGTCATCGTGATGCGCGGTGGCAAGACCGTTGAGGTCATCAACACTGACGCCGAGGGCCGTCTGGTGATGGCGGACGCACTGGTCCTGGCCCGCGAGGAACCCGTGGACGCGATAGTTGATGTCGCTACCCTGACCGGAGCCTGCCTGCGCACTCTCGGCACCGAGATCGCGGGTCTCATCGGCAACAACGATGCCTTGCTCACCCAGGTGAAAGCCTCCGCGGAGCGTGTCGACGAACCGGTGTGGGAGCTACCGTTGGCGCACCGATACCGCAAGGAACTGGACTCAGGGATTGCGGACCTGCGCAACCTTGGTGGTCCCAACGCCGGATCGATCACGGCGGCCCTGTTCCTGGCGGAGTTCGTGGGCGACACCCCATGGGCGCACCTCGACATTGCCGGGACAGCGCAGTCCCCCCAGGCGCAGAAGTGGACCAACAAGGGCACCACAGGGTTCGGCACGCGACTTCTGGTCGACCTTGCTCTCCACTTCGCCCAGCCCTGA